The Clostridium sp. AWRP genome has a window encoding:
- a CDS encoding DUF4179 domain-containing protein, with translation MNMNDFNMEEKDIYKLFNDVKIEESEFEPMDEEVTDIEKQKIKKNLKKRIKGQRKFKILKYSSIAAALGLICTIGIGTISPAFAENIPILNSITQKLNDEFGSHGSYAEYSQIVNKPVTSNGITLTINEVIADDSKLVIGYTIKSNKKIQNLETFSLSMFLKVDGKMSGSTGSSAGNYIDDHTYVKSEEIHTDLIKNASKKINIALNVDEISNIKGKWNFAFSASKDQLVKNSVVFKPNIKLDFPNSIAKVDKIVFSPIDTSIFVSGNYKDKEKVKKNMEVNHDDSLMDYDYWVAYDDKGVELIPKGLGGGRGDSNTGIFNIEMQYNKLNKIPKYLTIVPCKITPSAGGGEGMDKNGKKVHYTIKSKKQVEISKTIDGVYPIELSQGKMGKIVIENIETNKDSTTVKYRAEGKAPYFQAQDLWIKDSSGKEVDYKSYDIKKDNSNPNEFVRQFKKLDPNKKYTIVTDDFSNVEFREDLKFTINLSK, from the coding sequence ATGAATATGAATGATTTTAATATGGAAGAAAAAGATATATATAAATTGTTTAACGATGTAAAGATTGAAGAAAGCGAGTTTGAGCCTATGGATGAAGAAGTTACTGATATAGAAAAACAGAAGATAAAGAAAAATTTAAAGAAAAGAATAAAAGGTCAGAGAAAATTTAAAATATTAAAATATTCTTCTATAGCAGCAGCATTAGGTTTGATATGTACTATAGGTATAGGTACTATTTCTCCAGCCTTTGCAGAAAATATCCCAATTTTAAATTCTATAACACAAAAACTAAATGATGAATTTGGTTCTCATGGATCTTATGCCGAGTATTCTCAAATTGTAAATAAACCTGTTACGAGCAATGGGATAACTCTTACTATAAATGAAGTAATAGCAGATGATTCAAAGCTTGTGATAGGCTATACGATAAAAAGTAATAAAAAAATTCAAAATTTAGAGACATTTAGTTTGAGCATGTTTTTGAAAGTTGATGGAAAAATGTCTGGTTCTACTGGAAGTTCTGCAGGAAATTATATTGATGATCACACATATGTTAAAAGTGAAGAAATTCATACTGATTTAATAAAGAATGCTTCAAAGAAGATTAACATAGCTTTAAATGTGGATGAGATATCAAATATAAAAGGAAAGTGGAACTTTGCTTTTAGTGCATCAAAGGATCAGTTAGTTAAAAATAGTGTTGTATTTAAGCCAAATATTAAGCTGGATTTTCCAAATAGCATTGCAAAGGTAGATAAGATTGTTTTTTCTCCTATAGATACTTCTATCTTTGTAAGTGGAAATTATAAAGATAAGGAAAAGGTTAAAAAGAATATGGAGGTAAATCATGATGATAGCTTAATGGATTATGATTATTGGGTCGCTTATGATGACAAGGGAGTTGAACTTATACCTAAAGGGTTAGGCGGTGGAAGGGGTGATTCTAATACGGGAATATTCAATATTGAAATGCAGTATAACAAACTTAATAAGATTCCTAAATATTTAACTATTGTTCCATGTAAAATTACTCCTTCAGCTGGAGGCGGTGAGGGTATGGACAAGAATGGTAAAAAAGTACATTACACCATTAAAAGTAAAAAACAAGTAGAAATAAGCAAGACAATTGATGGAGTGTATCCTATAGAACTTTCTCAAGGGAAAATGGGAAAAATTGTAATAGAAAATATAGAAACAAATAAGGATAGTACCACAGTTAAATACAGGGCAGAAGGTAAAGCACCGTATTTTCAGGCACAAGATCTTTGGATAAAAGATTCTAGTGGAAAAGAAGTTGATTACAAAAGTTATGATATAAAAAAGGACAACAGTAATCCAAATGAATTTGTAAGGCAGTTTAAAAAACTCGATCCAAACAAGAAATATACTATAGTTACCGATGATTTTAGCAATGTGGAGTTCAGGGAGGACTTGAAGTTTACAATTAATTTAAGTAAATAA
- a CDS encoding IclR family transcriptional regulator, with product MSNYKENKSAARVVDILVLLAHSERSLALNEICSSKDWPKSSTFELIQTLVSKGILEMDDKRLKTYRLSLLAFEIGSAYLSNLGVTDVARAYIQELNKKTGSTVFLGIEDNGDIVYLDKAENHSIMKPTAKLGSRRLIYTTGVGKALLAAYTDDKIVEILQKKPLLGKTKFSHTSIDEILRDMHEIKKRGYSIDDREDNIEMYCMGAAIYDQFGKPVASISVASLYNSMNDEKKIFVSNAVTDTAMQISRRLGYMGNKLYMDK from the coding sequence ATGTCTAATTATAAAGAAAATAAATCAGCAGCACGAGTAGTAGATATATTGGTACTATTGGCTCATAGTGAGAGGTCTTTAGCGTTAAATGAAATCTGTAGTAGTAAGGATTGGCCTAAAAGTAGTACCTTTGAATTGATTCAAACTCTAGTAAGTAAAGGTATTCTTGAAATGGATGACAAGAGGCTTAAAACCTATAGATTAAGCTTACTAGCATTTGAAATAGGAAGTGCGTATCTTTCAAATTTAGGTGTTACTGATGTAGCAAGAGCATATATCCAGGAACTTAATAAAAAGACAGGTAGTACAGTATTTCTAGGAATAGAAGACAATGGAGATATTGTGTATCTTGATAAAGCTGAGAATCACTCTATTATGAAACCTACAGCAAAACTGGGATCAAGGCGTCTTATATATACAACAGGGGTTGGAAAAGCATTACTTGCTGCATATACTGATGATAAAATTGTAGAAATACTTCAGAAAAAACCTTTGTTAGGCAAAACTAAATTTTCACATACGTCAATAGATGAGATACTAAGAGATATGCATGAAATAAAAAAACGTGGATATTCAATAGATGACCGTGAAGACAACATAGAGATGTATTGTATGGGTGCTGCAATTTATGATCAGTTTGGCAAACCAGTTGCTTCTATAAGTGTTGCAAGCTTATACAATTCAATGAATGATGAAAAAAAGATATTTGTTTCTAATGCAGTAACAGATACTGCTATGCAGATTTCTAGAAGACTTGGTTATATGGGCAATAAATTATACATGGACAAATAA
- a CDS encoding bifunctional 2-keto-4-hydroxyglutarate aldolase/2-keto-3-deoxy-6-phosphogluconate aldolase yields MWEKLENLKKIEETGILLMIRLDSEDEAMKVAEAAIKGGILALEITMSVPNALGIVKKLSKKYKEKGLVIGVGTVLDPETARAAILAGANMLVSPNLNPEMIKVGKRYQTVIISGAFTPTEIVNTLEAGADIVKLFPTEFIGPAYVKTVKGPLVQAAIMPSGGVTLENAGEWLQAGATCLGVGSGITKAAQKDGDYTKVTKAAELFLKVIKESR; encoded by the coding sequence ATGTGGGAAAAACTAGAAAACCTAAAAAAGATTGAAGAAACTGGAATTCTTCTGATGATTCGTTTAGATAGTGAAGATGAAGCTATGAAGGTAGCTGAAGCAGCTATAAAGGGTGGAATTTTGGCACTAGAAATTACTATGAGCGTACCGAATGCACTTGGAATTGTTAAAAAGCTATCTAAAAAATATAAAGAAAAGGGACTTGTTATTGGAGTAGGAACTGTTCTTGATCCAGAAACCGCACGGGCAGCTATCCTTGCAGGTGCAAATATGCTTGTAAGTCCTAATTTAAATCCAGAAATGATTAAAGTGGGAAAACGCTATCAAACAGTTATTATTAGTGGTGCATTTACACCAACGGAAATTGTAAATACCCTAGAAGCAGGTGCAGATATTGTAAAATTATTTCCAACAGAGTTCATTGGCCCAGCTTATGTCAAAACAGTTAAAGGTCCATTGGTTCAAGCAGCTATTATGCCAAGCGGCGGAGTAACCCTAGAAAATGCCGGAGAATGGCTTCAAGCAGGGGCAACATGCCTTGGAGTTGGCAGTGGTATAACTAAAGCGGCTCAAAAAGATGGCGATTACACAAAAGTAACTAAAGCAGCTGAACTATTTTTAAAAGTAATTAAAGAAAGCCGCTAA
- a CDS encoding MFS transporter: MKQEENTSNTQSTDNSKSKLNIRWAFVILLLIGAIVNYLDRANLSVANTTIAREFHLSSTQMGLLLSAFLWPYAIANLPSGWLVDKFGPKKMFSFASGFWSTATIICSFISSYPLFYLMRMILGVAESPFFTAGLKVNQRWFSDEERGLPVAIINTGSQISNAIAPPILTLLLVAFGWRSMFIIIGVLGILVLLVWQKLYRDPTSEETIAIKGSLEAAQEVRKSGKQASWGELFKHRNTWFMIIGNFGIMFTIWVYLTWLPSYLQKERGFSLTQSGFIASLPYICGIVGVLLGGTISDYLIKKGVQAITSRKFPIVGGALIAAVSTAPLPFIKSTSVIIVLLCVGYFASQLPSGVIWTLAADVAPSNQVASLGAIQNFGGFLGAAIAPIATGIILDKTGTIGGVFLIGAGLLILGAISYGIFLKPVNKGGAN, from the coding sequence ATGAAACAAGAAGAAAACACGTCTAATACACAATCTACGGATAATTCTAAAAGTAAATTAAACATTCGCTGGGCTTTTGTTATTTTACTACTAATTGGGGCAATTGTCAATTATTTAGATAGGGCAAATCTTAGTGTTGCCAATACAACTATTGCAAGGGAATTTCATTTATCATCAACTCAAATGGGGCTTTTGTTATCTGCATTTTTATGGCCCTATGCAATTGCAAATTTGCCATCTGGATGGTTAGTAGATAAATTTGGACCTAAGAAGATGTTTTCATTTGCATCAGGATTTTGGTCTACAGCAACTATCATATGTTCTTTTATAAGTTCATATCCACTATTTTATTTAATGCGTATGATTTTGGGAGTAGCTGAGTCACCATTTTTTACAGCTGGACTTAAAGTAAATCAGAGGTGGTTTTCAGATGAAGAAAGAGGATTGCCGGTTGCAATTATAAATACAGGCTCACAAATTTCTAATGCAATTGCTCCACCGATTTTAACACTTTTGCTAGTTGCTTTTGGATGGAGAAGTATGTTTATTATAATAGGTGTACTTGGTATTTTGGTTTTGTTAGTATGGCAAAAGCTATATAGAGATCCTACATCTGAAGAAACAATTGCAATAAAAGGTTCTCTAGAAGCTGCTCAAGAAGTTAGAAAATCAGGGAAACAAGCTTCATGGGGAGAATTATTTAAACATAGAAACACATGGTTTATGATAATAGGAAATTTTGGAATAATGTTTACTATATGGGTATATTTAACATGGCTTCCGTCTTATTTACAAAAAGAGCGTGGCTTTAGTTTAACTCAAAGTGGTTTTATAGCTTCTCTTCCATATATATGTGGTATTGTAGGAGTACTTTTAGGTGGAACTATATCAGATTACTTAATTAAAAAGGGTGTTCAGGCTATAACTTCACGTAAATTTCCTATAGTTGGAGGAGCACTTATTGCAGCAGTATCTACAGCTCCACTTCCATTTATAAAGAGTACTAGTGTAATTATTGTACTTCTTTGTGTTGGATACTTTGCATCACAATTGCCTTCAGGAGTGATATGGACTCTTGCAGCTGATGTTGCACCAAGTAATCAAGTTGCATCACTAGGAGCAATCCAAAATTTTGGTGGATTTTTAGGAGCTGCGATAGCACCAATAGCAACAGGAATTATACTGGACAAAACAGGAACTATAGGTGGGGTATTCTTAATAGGGGCAGGACTCCTTATCCTTGGAGCTATTTCATACGGAATATTTTTAAAGCCGGTAAATAAGGGAGGCGCAAATTAA
- a CDS encoding AAA family ATPase: MTPRAVFLVGPAGSGKSTVGKLIASHFQFAYLDKDVVCNKFTGKLLETQGISPNARDGCEFYQKRIMPIEYETLLQIAADNIKSGISVVLDAPFVGYFTDQNYINKLKEKYSLENYVPLVLKVVVSSEVLLKRIKERNFKRDEWKLKNWDIFIDSLKSKQCQWKNVKIKEFDNSSEEIDTNNLFKIIEENC, encoded by the coding sequence ATGACTCCGAGAGCTGTATTTTTAGTTGGACCTGCTGGTTCTGGAAAATCAACAGTTGGAAAACTTATTGCATCACATTTTCAATTTGCATATTTAGATAAAGATGTAGTGTGTAATAAATTTACGGGTAAATTGCTAGAAACTCAAGGAATTTCTCCTAATGCTCGTGATGGTTGTGAATTTTATCAAAAGCGGATTATGCCGATAGAATACGAGACTTTGCTTCAAATAGCGGCAGACAATATAAAAAGTGGTATATCAGTAGTATTGGATGCTCCATTTGTAGGATATTTTACAGACCAAAACTATATAAATAAGTTAAAAGAAAAATATAGCCTTGAAAACTATGTTCCCTTGGTTTTAAAAGTAGTAGTATCATCTGAAGTATTACTTAAGAGAATTAAAGAACGTAATTTTAAAAGGGATGAATGGAAGCTTAAAAACTGGGATATTTTTATAGATAGTTTAAAATCCAAACAGTGTCAATGGAAAAATGTTAAGATAAAGGAATTTGATAATAGTAGCGAAGAGATTGACACAAATAATTTATTTAAAATAATAGAAGAAAATTGTTAA
- the def gene encoding peptide deformylase: MALRNIRTLGDEILRKKCRAVEKVDDRILTLLKDMADTLHNTENGAAIAAPQVGVLRRAVVIDMGEGIIYLVNPEIIEEEGSQEVIEGCLSIPNKWGKLIRPAKVKVKALNEKGEEFTITGEGDLAKCLCHEIEHLDGILFIDKVTEFIK; the protein is encoded by the coding sequence ATGGCATTAAGAAATATACGTACTTTAGGTGATGAAATATTAAGGAAGAAGTGTCGGGCTGTAGAAAAAGTTGACGATAGAATTTTAACTTTACTTAAGGATATGGCGGATACGCTGCATAACACAGAAAATGGCGCAGCAATAGCAGCACCACAAGTTGGTGTCTTAAGAAGAGCAGTTGTTATAGACATGGGTGAAGGTATAATATACCTAGTAAATCCAGAAATAATTGAAGAAGAAGGAAGCCAGGAAGTTATAGAAGGATGTTTAAGTATTCCTAATAAGTGGGGAAAATTAATTAGGCCTGCGAAGGTAAAAGTAAAAGCATTAAATGAAAAAGGTGAGGAATTTACAATAACAGGAGAAGGAGATTTAGCTAAGTGTTTATGTCATGAAATAGAGCATTTAGATGGAATACTCTTTATAGATAAAGTAACAGAATTTATAAAATAA